The Sulfurospirillum oryzae genome includes a region encoding these proteins:
- a CDS encoding methyl-accepting chemotaxis protein: MNSLSIKVKALVVFIVSIFFVASVSLVVVIYKSNQLGQTQTKNEGELILDMNKNELKAYTMMAEKAINTFYEASSSETNIAQKIKSDAMSLKKILDDVYQSNKDKLSQAELRTMLLGIINGYRYNNDVGYFYAYNLEGVNVIHPINKALVGKNLIDMKDKEGTFIIRDILKSAKDGTGVTKFIFPHPITKQDEPKLSYNFYYEPLDLVIGTGDYASSIKKHFQDEAIRILEKLRYADDGYFYAIKKNGKGGYEYAFHAINPSWIDKEIKIDDKDSQGRPYRQQIIDGATKNIQEGTFVTYNFAHPTTKKDAPKIAFAKYFKEWDWIIVSGVYIDNIDVHTAKQGEKITANINNMLFETVVAGFIVAIIAIIAIYFLITSLIAQPLLNLKATAHNLAVGDGDLTKQLEIKNNDEIGGASQEINSFIEKVRSTIALAKDTSSENASIAHELSVTTLQVGKRVEDSTTIINQTTQMSNTIKQEITTSVAKAKESKEEVIKANKELRTARGFVQQLGERVQNSAHTEMELAQKIQQLSSDADQVKNVLTVISDIADQTNLLALNAAIEAARAGEHGRGFAVVADEVRTLAERTQKSLVEINATINVIVQAIMDSSEQMNRNSKEVQELSVIAEDVGKKINTTVDIMEFATNLNDKTVTDYISTGSKIEEIVSKIEEINTLSTQNTRSVEEIAGASEHLNSLTEKLNAILNKFRT, from the coding sequence ATGAACTCACTCAGTATTAAAGTTAAAGCCCTAGTCGTTTTTATCGTTTCAATTTTTTTCGTCGCATCCGTCTCTTTGGTTGTAGTCATCTACAAATCAAACCAACTAGGTCAAACCCAAACCAAAAATGAGGGTGAGCTGATTTTGGATATGAATAAAAACGAACTCAAAGCCTATACGATGATGGCAGAAAAAGCCATTAATACTTTTTACGAAGCCTCTTCATCAGAAACCAATATCGCACAAAAGATCAAAAGCGATGCGATGAGCTTGAAAAAAATCTTAGATGATGTTTATCAGAGTAACAAAGACAAACTCTCCCAAGCAGAACTAAGAACAATGCTTCTCGGCATCATAAACGGATATCGCTATAACAACGATGTAGGCTACTTTTATGCCTATAATCTCGAAGGTGTCAATGTCATTCATCCTATCAACAAAGCGCTTGTGGGTAAAAATCTGATTGACATGAAAGATAAAGAAGGCACATTTATCATCAGAGACATTCTAAAATCTGCAAAAGATGGCACAGGCGTAACAAAATTTATTTTCCCTCACCCTATAACAAAGCAAGACGAGCCAAAACTCTCCTATAACTTCTATTATGAGCCTTTAGATCTTGTTATTGGAACAGGCGATTATGCTTCAAGCATTAAAAAACATTTTCAAGATGAAGCCATTCGTATTTTAGAGAAACTAAGATACGCCGATGATGGCTATTTTTATGCTATCAAGAAAAATGGTAAAGGCGGTTATGAATACGCATTTCATGCCATTAATCCTTCATGGATTGATAAAGAGATCAAAATTGATGATAAAGATTCACAAGGTCGCCCATACAGACAACAGATCATTGACGGTGCTACAAAAAATATTCAAGAAGGCACATTTGTAACGTACAATTTTGCGCATCCTACCACTAAAAAAGATGCTCCAAAAATAGCGTTTGCAAAATATTTTAAAGAATGGGATTGGATCATCGTCTCTGGTGTTTACATCGATAACATTGATGTACATACTGCCAAACAAGGGGAAAAGATAACTGCTAATATCAACAATATGTTGTTTGAGACCGTTGTGGCAGGATTTATTGTCGCTATTATCGCCATTATTGCCATTTATTTTCTTATCACAAGTCTTATTGCACAACCACTCCTTAACCTAAAAGCAACCGCGCACAATTTAGCGGTAGGCGATGGGGATCTTACCAAACAGCTTGAGATTAAAAACAATGACGAAATAGGTGGAGCTTCTCAAGAGATCAATAGTTTTATTGAAAAAGTACGCTCAACCATTGCCCTTGCTAAAGATACCAGTAGTGAAAATGCTTCTATAGCACACGAACTCTCTGTCACAACGCTTCAAGTAGGAAAACGTGTGGAAGACTCAACCACAATTATTAACCAAACAACACAGATGTCTAACACCATCAAACAAGAGATAACCACTTCTGTTGCCAAAGCAAAAGAGTCCAAAGAAGAAGTTATCAAAGCCAATAAAGAGCTAAGAACAGCTCGGGGATTTGTCCAACAATTAGGCGAACGCGTTCAAAATAGCGCACATACGGAAATGGAGCTTGCTCAAAAGATCCAACAATTAAGCAGCGATGCCGATCAGGTCAAAAATGTTCTCACGGTCATCAGTGATATTGCCGATCAGACCAATCTTTTAGCACTTAATGCCGCCATCGAAGCAGCACGTGCGGGAGAGCATGGACGTGGTTTTGCGGTTGTTGCCGACGAAGTGCGCACGTTAGCAGAACGTACCCAAAAAAGTTTAGTGGAGATCAATGCAACCATCAATGTCATTGTTCAAGCTATCATGGACAGTAGCGAACAGATGAATAGAAACTCAAAAGAAGTTCAAGAGCTCTCTGTTATTGCCGAAGATGTTGGCAAAAAAATCAATACGACCGTTGATATTATGGAGTTTGCAACCAACCTAAACGACAAAACGGTCACCGATTATATTAGTACCGGCTCGAAGATCGAAGAGATCGTGAGTAAAATTGAAGAAATCAACACGCTTTCAACCCAAAATACCAGAAGTGTTGAAGAAATAGCAGGAGCGAGTGAGCATCTTAACTCGTTGACTGAAAAACTCAACGCGATTCTCAATAAATTTAGAACATGA
- the nspC gene encoding carboxynorspermidine decarboxylase, with protein sequence MVKISRIETVLDDIQTPAYVCEEILLEQNLTLLREVSERSGATILLALKGFAFKALAPLVDKYLSGCTCSGLHEAKFANEYFKGTIHTYSPAYKEEDIDEVIELSDHLIFNSFNQWEKYKHKAIGKTSCGLRLNPEVSSSPVDLYNPCGLYSRLGITKENMQYDKLKGIEGLHFHALCEQDASALEEVLKGFEKRFGDLIPRMKWVNFGGGHHITREGYNVEKLIKIINDFRARYDGIKVYLEPGEAVGWQTGPLVASVQDIVHNGMDIAILDISAEAHMPDTLAMPYRAAIRGAGDVGEKPHLYRLGGPTCLAGDIMGDYSFDAPLKIGDKLIFEDMIHYTIVKNTTFNGVKLPDLAVLHRDGSYEVTSHFGYEEYRRRN encoded by the coding sequence ATGGTAAAAATCAGCCGTATAGAAACGGTATTAGACGATATTCAAACACCAGCGTACGTGTGCGAAGAGATTCTTTTAGAGCAAAATTTGACTCTTCTAAGAGAGGTCAGTGAGCGCTCAGGTGCTACCATTTTGCTTGCCCTTAAGGGTTTTGCGTTTAAAGCACTCGCGCCACTTGTTGATAAATACCTGAGTGGTTGTACGTGCAGTGGACTTCATGAAGCTAAATTTGCCAATGAATACTTTAAAGGCACGATTCATACCTACTCACCTGCGTATAAAGAAGAGGATATTGATGAAGTGATTGAATTAAGCGATCATCTTATTTTTAATTCGTTCAATCAATGGGAAAAATACAAACATAAAGCGATTGGCAAAACAAGTTGTGGCTTGCGTCTCAACCCTGAAGTCTCTTCAAGTCCTGTCGATCTTTACAATCCTTGTGGGCTTTACAGCCGCTTGGGTATCACCAAAGAAAATATGCAGTATGACAAGTTAAAAGGTATTGAGGGGCTACATTTTCACGCGCTTTGCGAACAAGATGCGAGTGCTTTGGAAGAGGTCTTAAAAGGATTTGAAAAACGCTTTGGAGATTTGATTCCTCGTATGAAGTGGGTCAATTTTGGAGGAGGGCATCACATCACGCGTGAAGGGTATAATGTCGAAAAACTCATCAAAATCATTAACGATTTTAGAGCGCGATACGATGGCATTAAAGTCTATTTAGAACCCGGAGAAGCGGTAGGTTGGCAAACGGGACCACTTGTTGCGAGTGTGCAAGACATCGTGCATAACGGCATGGATATTGCTATCCTTGACATCTCAGCTGAAGCGCACATGCCTGATACTCTAGCAATGCCTTATCGTGCTGCGATTCGAGGCGCTGGTGATGTGGGTGAAAAACCACACCTGTACCGCTTGGGAGGACCTACGTGTCTAGCCGGTGACATCATGGGTGATTACAGTTTTGATGCACCTTTGAAAATAGGCGATAAACTTATCTTTGAAGATATGATCCACTATACCATCGTTAAAAACACTACCTTTAATGGTGTGAAATTGCCAGATTTGGCTGTTTTACACCGTGATGGAAGCTATGAAGTGACCAGCCATTTTGGGTATGAAGAGTATAGAAGACGCAATTAA
- a CDS encoding amidohydrolase encodes MSRVIELYDTLHAMPELGFEEFKTAEFLANALKKAGYTVSTGVGGTGVIGVYDSGVAGPTLALRADIDALGHFIDGKLCALHSCGHDAHASMVLAAAEEIMAQKLISKGKLKILFQPAEEPGTGALAVIKAGAIDDVDMILGLHVRPLSEVPMGKSTPALYHGASNRLKAIFHGVAAHGARPHLGVNAIDAAVAAITAVNAIHLNPSDSYSIKATKMIADAGVTNAIPDEATVIWDVRSELNDTMDLLLERATSAISAGAATVSATAEISTYSYIPAAHYSKEAIEVLSKAIVDVYGKEGLAPEIKTVGGEDFHYYIKERPSIKAGYFGLGCDLTPGLHNPNMKFNKNAMEQGKEVLICATKRVLN; translated from the coding sequence ATGTCACGAGTCATTGAGTTATACGATACATTGCATGCCATGCCTGAACTTGGATTTGAAGAGTTTAAAACGGCAGAATTTTTAGCAAATGCCCTAAAAAAGGCTGGTTATACTGTAAGTACAGGTGTGGGTGGTACAGGTGTCATTGGTGTGTACGATAGCGGTGTTGCAGGTCCTACCTTAGCCCTTCGAGCGGACATCGACGCACTTGGTCATTTTATCGATGGAAAGCTTTGCGCCCTGCATTCATGTGGACACGATGCACATGCCTCAATGGTTCTTGCCGCAGCTGAAGAAATTATGGCTCAAAAACTCATCTCTAAAGGCAAACTCAAAATCCTTTTTCAACCTGCAGAAGAGCCTGGCACTGGTGCATTAGCAGTTATAAAAGCTGGAGCAATTGATGATGTGGATATGATCTTAGGGCTTCATGTGCGCCCTCTTTCAGAAGTACCAATGGGCAAATCAACCCCAGCACTCTACCATGGGGCATCCAATCGTCTCAAAGCCATTTTCCACGGTGTTGCCGCCCATGGCGCACGTCCGCATTTAGGGGTGAATGCTATTGATGCGGCTGTTGCTGCCATCACTGCGGTCAATGCGATTCATCTCAACCCATCAGACTCCTACAGTATCAAAGCAACCAAGATGATTGCTGATGCAGGTGTTACCAACGCGATCCCCGATGAAGCAACGGTGATTTGGGATGTAAGGTCTGAGCTCAACGATACCATGGATCTTTTACTGGAACGTGCTACATCAGCCATCAGCGCAGGAGCAGCCACAGTAAGCGCAACAGCGGAGATTAGTACTTACTCCTACATTCCAGCGGCACACTACTCCAAAGAGGCGATTGAGGTACTGTCTAAAGCGATTGTTGATGTTTACGGCAAAGAAGGATTGGCTCCTGAGATTAAAACCGTGGGTGGAGAGGATTTTCACTACTATATCAAAGAGCGACCATCCATTAAAGCGGGGTATTTTGGCTTGGGGTGTGACCTCACTCCTGGACTTCATAATCCTAACATGAAGTTTAATAAAAATGCGATGGAACAAGGAAAAGAAGTTCTTATCTGCGCTACAAAACGCGTTTTAAATTAG
- a CDS encoding nucleoside recognition domain-containing protein — translation MEVENQSPDEWKVGVGAYIALIFAVLFFSGLFMKVDGMEWLGALDFTTLSGKFGTLQDGKSTFVGSGGVSAKAGFLFALSLVPTVMLALGMLEIFSHYGAIRAAHKLLTPLLRPLLGIPGLTGLAMITDLQSTDAGAALTKELYDEKQITKKELVIMCAWQYSGAGMINNYFAIGSAVFSTLTIPVLVPLLLVFVFKFIGAIGARFVLNTVYKKDFINE, via the coding sequence GTGGAAGTAGAAAATCAATCCCCAGATGAATGGAAAGTAGGTGTTGGTGCCTATATCGCACTGATATTTGCGGTACTATTTTTTTCGGGTCTGTTTATGAAAGTTGATGGTATGGAGTGGCTTGGCGCACTTGATTTTACAACGTTATCAGGAAAATTTGGAACGCTTCAAGATGGAAAAAGTACCTTTGTAGGCTCAGGTGGTGTAAGTGCGAAAGCGGGATTTTTATTTGCGCTCTCTTTGGTTCCAACGGTGATGTTAGCACTGGGTATGTTAGAGATTTTTAGCCATTACGGTGCGATTCGAGCAGCACATAAATTATTAACACCCTTGCTAAGACCGTTACTTGGCATTCCAGGTCTTACTGGTCTTGCGATGATTACGGATTTGCAAAGTACCGATGCAGGAGCTGCTTTAACCAAAGAGCTTTACGATGAAAAACAGATTACCAAAAAAGAGTTGGTTATTATGTGTGCGTGGCAGTATTCTGGGGCGGGCATGATTAATAACTACTTTGCGATTGGTTCAGCAGTGTTTTCAACATTGACCATACCTGTCCTCGTTCCGTTGTTGTTGGTGTTTGTCTTTAAATTTATCGGTGCGATCGGTGCACGTTTCGTTCTCAATACGGTCTATAAAAAGGATTTTATCAATGAGTAG
- a CDS encoding YjiG family protein, with translation MSSPTTPTTNNPFDIFVIGARKGFNMAINNLMPNVLMAYVIAEILNVTGAMKAIGTLFAPAMAIFGLPGEAVTVLLSTWLSCSAGVGMALSLFTKGVLTGTHVSILMPALFLMASQIQYMGRLLGVADVPKKYWPLLMVISILNSCLAMLIMRFVV, from the coding sequence ATGAGTAGTCCAACAACTCCAACAACGAATAACCCATTTGATATTTTTGTCATCGGCGCTCGCAAGGGCTTTAATATGGCTATCAATAACTTGATGCCCAATGTTTTGATGGCGTATGTTATTGCTGAAATTTTAAATGTGACAGGTGCTATGAAAGCCATTGGTACACTCTTTGCGCCTGCTATGGCTATTTTTGGCTTACCAGGTGAAGCTGTTACGGTACTTCTATCTACATGGCTTTCGTGTTCTGCAGGTGTGGGTATGGCTTTGAGTCTTTTTACCAAAGGTGTATTAACAGGGACTCATGTGAGCATTTTAATGCCAGCACTTTTTCTTATGGCATCCCAAATCCAGTACATGGGACGACTCTTAGGTGTTGCCGACGTTCCTAAAAAATATTGGCCACTTCTGATGGTGATTAGTATCCTCAATAGTTGTCTAGCAATGCTCATTATGCGTTTTGTTGTCTGA
- the kdpA gene encoding potassium-transporting ATPase subunit KdpA, whose amino-acid sequence MVADITLFIGFLILLLGAAKAYSGFFTKVVVGEKNVLTPILSPLENSFYRFSGINPQLEMNWKKYALALMLFNGAGIVLVLVVLLSQHLLPLNPQGLPALPFELAFNTAVSFVTNTNWQNYSGESTMSYFSQMFVLSVQNFLSAATGIAVAVAFMRGIISKESESIGNFWADMVRVTLYVLLPLSLGYALFLISQGVIQNFAPYVSVVTLEGAHQSIPMGPVASQEAIKMLGTNGGGFFNANSAHPFENPTPLSNFVQVISILFLPVSLLFVYGKISQKSGEGRSILIAMVVLFVLMLGSHYASEKFGNPEISGIVGESAMEGKEVRFGIASTSLFSVATTAASCGAVNGMHDSLTPLAGMVNLVQMMLGEIVIGGVGAGFYGMMAYVILSVFIAGLMIGRTPEYMGKKIEAKEMTYTVIAVLLPGLCILLFTGLSLLIPDATSSISNPGPHGLSQVLYAFSSASANNGSAFAGLSGNTLYYNYALAICMFVGRFGVIIPMLAIAGSLARKKVVPFGKGTLNTQSALFITLLVATIVLTGALTFFPSLALGPVIEHLMMLERISF is encoded by the coding sequence ATGGTTGCAGATATAACCCTTTTTATAGGCTTTTTGATTTTGCTCCTCGGTGCGGCAAAAGCGTACAGTGGGTTTTTTACCAAAGTGGTGGTTGGGGAGAAAAATGTTTTAACACCCATCCTCTCGCCGCTAGAAAATAGCTTTTATCGCTTTTCTGGCATCAATCCTCAGCTTGAGATGAACTGGAAAAAATACGCTTTAGCACTGATGCTCTTTAATGGTGCTGGCATCGTGCTTGTGTTGGTGGTACTTCTGTCACAACATCTTTTGCCTCTCAATCCACAAGGCTTACCCGCGCTCCCCTTTGAGTTAGCGTTTAATACTGCGGTGAGTTTTGTGACCAATACCAACTGGCAAAATTACAGTGGCGAGAGTACCATGAGCTATTTCTCTCAGATGTTCGTGCTCAGTGTGCAAAACTTTCTCTCCGCCGCAACAGGCATTGCAGTAGCCGTGGCTTTTATGCGCGGTATCATCTCTAAAGAGAGTGAGTCTATCGGCAATTTCTGGGCCGATATGGTACGCGTAACGCTGTATGTTTTGCTTCCACTCTCTTTGGGGTATGCGCTCTTTTTGATTTCTCAAGGCGTCATTCAAAACTTCGCTCCTTATGTCAGCGTAGTGACACTCGAAGGGGCACATCAGAGCATTCCGATGGGGCCTGTGGCTTCGCAAGAGGCGATTAAAATGTTAGGAACCAATGGTGGTGGCTTTTTCAATGCCAACTCCGCGCACCCTTTTGAAAATCCAACGCCCCTTTCTAACTTTGTGCAGGTTATTTCCATTCTCTTCTTGCCCGTATCCCTTCTTTTCGTCTATGGGAAGATAAGCCAAAAAAGCGGTGAGGGTCGCTCCATTCTAATCGCGATGGTCGTTCTTTTTGTGCTGATGTTAGGCTCGCATTACGCTTCTGAAAAATTTGGCAATCCTGAAATTTCAGGCATTGTAGGTGAGAGTGCGATGGAAGGCAAAGAGGTGCGTTTTGGCATCGCTTCAACCTCTCTTTTCTCGGTAGCCACAACCGCGGCATCGTGCGGTGCGGTCAATGGTATGCACGACAGTCTTACGCCGCTTGCAGGTATGGTCAACTTGGTGCAGATGATGCTCGGTGAGATCGTCATCGGTGGTGTAGGTGCTGGGTTTTACGGCATGATGGCGTATGTCATTTTAAGTGTTTTTATAGCAGGACTCATGATAGGTCGAACCCCTGAGTACATGGGCAAGAAGATTGAAGCGAAGGAGATGACCTATACCGTCATAGCCGTGTTGCTTCCGGGTCTGTGCATCCTTCTTTTTACGGGTTTATCACTTTTAATCCCAGATGCCACTAGCTCCATCTCCAACCCAGGGCCGCATGGGCTTTCTCAAGTCCTTTATGCTTTTAGTTCTGCCAGTGCAAACAATGGTAGTGCTTTTGCGGGACTTAGTGGCAATACGCTTTACTATAACTACGCGTTGGCTATCTGTATGTTTGTGGGACGTTTTGGCGTGATTATCCCAATGCTTGCCATTGCGGGAAGTTTGGCACGAAAGAAAGTCGTTCCTTTTGGCAAAGGTACCCTCAATACACAAAGTGCGCTTTTTATCACCCTTTTGGTAGCAACTATTGTGTTAACGGGAGCGCTTACGTTTTTCCCTTCATTGGCACTTGGCCCTGTGATTGAGCATTTGATGATGCTTGAACGCATCTCTTTTTAA
- the kdpB gene encoding potassium-transporting ATPase subunit KdpB, whose protein sequence is MKKQPNSSYNQAIIKDAFKGCLTKLTPKEQLKNPIIFVVYLGTFITGFIWIFESSRGNIPLFGFEFWVFVWLFFTVLFANFAEALAEGRGKAQASALRSGKKSSSANKLRNDGTTTKVSSESLRVGDVVVVSAGEVIPSDGEVIKGIASIDESAITGESAPVIRESGGDRNSVTGGTLVLSDEITIKITKNPGETFLDRMISLIEGAKRQKSPNEIALSILLMGLTAIFLVVTLTLKPMALHVNADISVVSLIALLVCLIPTTIGGLLSAIGIAGMDRLLKKNVLAMSGKAIEAAGDVNVLLLDKTGTITFGNRMASVFLPIDIKEIDTLAYAALLTSLSDDTPEGKSTVTLAQNHYGAKEPANLESAQFIPFSAYTRMSGLDLDGKEYRKGAVDAIEKFVTAKGGNFPKEAHDMCTQIGKKGGTPLVVCEGSIVLGVIHLKDIIKPSIKEKFAEFRGMGIKTVMITGDNPITAAAIAAEAGVDDFVAEATPDTKIALIRNYQKEGFTVAMTGDGTNDAPALAQADVGLAMNSGTQAAKEAANMVDMDSSPTKLIEVVETGKELLMTRGALTTFSLANDIAKYFAIIPALFVVAFPQMEVLNIMHLSSPESAILSAVIFNALIIIALIPLAISGVGYKALGADVVLGKNLVIYGLGGIIVPFAGIKLLDMLLATLHLL, encoded by the coding sequence ATGAAAAAACAACCTAATTCTAGCTATAACCAAGCGATTATTAAAGACGCATTCAAAGGATGCCTTACAAAATTAACTCCCAAAGAACAGCTCAAAAATCCGATCATTTTTGTGGTCTATTTGGGTACATTTATTACCGGTTTTATATGGATTTTTGAAAGCAGTCGTGGCAACATTCCTCTTTTTGGATTTGAATTTTGGGTCTTTGTGTGGCTCTTTTTTACGGTTCTCTTTGCCAATTTTGCAGAAGCATTAGCCGAAGGCAGAGGCAAAGCGCAAGCGAGTGCGTTACGTTCAGGCAAAAAAAGTAGCAGTGCCAATAAACTAAGGAATGATGGAACGACGACTAAAGTGAGCTCAGAGAGCCTCAGGGTAGGCGATGTGGTCGTTGTGAGTGCCGGTGAAGTGATTCCTAGCGACGGTGAGGTCATTAAGGGCATTGCGAGCATTGATGAGAGTGCCATCACCGGCGAATCAGCTCCCGTCATTCGTGAATCAGGAGGAGATCGCAACTCGGTTACAGGTGGGACGCTTGTTTTAAGTGATGAGATTACGATCAAGATCACGAAAAATCCAGGTGAGACGTTTTTGGATCGCATGATTAGCCTCATTGAAGGGGCTAAAAGGCAAAAAAGCCCGAATGAAATCGCGCTCTCCATTTTGCTGATGGGCTTGACCGCCATCTTTCTTGTCGTGACGTTGACACTTAAGCCAATGGCTTTACATGTAAACGCAGATATTTCTGTTGTCTCCTTGATTGCGCTTTTGGTCTGTTTGATTCCTACAACAATCGGTGGGCTTTTAAGTGCCATCGGTATTGCGGGGATGGACAGACTCCTTAAAAAGAATGTCCTTGCAATGAGCGGTAAAGCGATAGAGGCTGCGGGTGATGTCAATGTGCTGTTACTCGATAAAACAGGCACGATCACCTTTGGTAATCGCATGGCAAGCGTATTTCTTCCCATTGACATCAAGGAGATTGATACCTTGGCGTATGCCGCACTGTTAACATCGCTGAGTGATGATACGCCAGAGGGGAAAAGTACGGTCACTTTGGCTCAAAATCATTATGGCGCTAAGGAACCGGCTAATCTTGAAAGTGCCCAGTTTATCCCTTTTAGTGCCTATACGAGAATGAGCGGGCTTGATCTTGATGGCAAGGAGTACCGCAAAGGGGCGGTGGATGCCATTGAAAAATTTGTCACCGCAAAAGGTGGGAACTTCCCCAAAGAGGCACACGATATGTGTACGCAAATCGGTAAAAAAGGCGGCACGCCTTTGGTTGTATGCGAGGGAAGCATTGTGTTAGGGGTGATTCATCTCAAAGACATCATCAAACCTTCCATCAAAGAGAAATTTGCCGAGTTTAGAGGTATGGGCATTAAAACTGTGATGATTACGGGAGATAATCCCATCACAGCTGCCGCCATTGCCGCCGAAGCAGGCGTGGATGATTTTGTCGCGGAAGCAACACCCGATACGAAAATAGCGCTTATTCGCAACTACCAAAAAGAGGGTTTCACCGTAGCGATGACGGGGGACGGCACCAACGACGCTCCTGCTCTTGCACAAGCCGATGTCGGGCTGGCGATGAACAGCGGAACGCAAGCAGCAAAAGAGGCCGCCAATATGGTGGATATGGACAGCTCTCCGACCAAACTCATTGAAGTGGTTGAGACAGGTAAAGAGCTTTTGATGACCAGAGGAGCGCTGACAACCTTTAGTTTAGCCAATGACATTGCGAAGTACTTTGCGATCATCCCCGCTCTTTTTGTCGTGGCGTTTCCTCAGATGGAAGTGCTCAACATCATGCACCTCTCATCGCCCGAGAGTGCTATTTTATCGGCAGTTATTTTTAATGCGCTCATTATCATCGCACTGATTCCTCTAGCGATTTCAGGGGTTGGGTATAAAGCTTTGGGTGCAGATGTGGTGCTAGGAAAAAACTTGGTTATCTATGGACTTGGCGGTATTATCGTTCCGTTTGCGGGGATAAAACTGCTTGATATGTTGCTTGCAACATTGCATCTTTTGTAA
- the kdpC gene encoding potassium-transporting ATPase subunit KdpC, producing the protein MKTLLQSVKLLLVMTFLLGGIYPLVITNLGAWVFPSQSSGLLLKENGVVIGSELIGQNFSKEGYFIARPSSAGEDGYDALSSSGSNLAPTNKLLLDRIDASKEALHVRFGDGVIPSDLVMTSGSGLDPHISKLAALYQVQVIAKERHVDEVQMLELVNQYIERKFLGFIGEERVNVLLLNRALDKNFGVLNP; encoded by the coding sequence ATGAAAACACTACTTCAATCCGTTAAATTGCTTTTAGTCATGACATTTTTACTAGGCGGTATCTATCCCCTTGTTATCACCAATTTAGGGGCATGGGTTTTCCCCTCTCAGAGTTCAGGGCTTTTACTGAAAGAAAACGGAGTGGTTATAGGCTCAGAGTTGATCGGACAAAATTTTTCCAAAGAGGGTTATTTTATCGCTAGACCCTCGAGTGCAGGGGAGGATGGCTACGATGCGCTCTCTTCAAGTGGGAGTAATTTAGCACCGACAAACAAGCTTTTGTTGGATAGAATAGATGCCAGTAAAGAAGCTTTACATGTAAGATTTGGCGACGGTGTTATTCCCAGTGATTTGGTTATGACATCTGGTAGTGGACTTGACCCGCATATCTCGAAATTAGCAGCACTCTATCAAGTTCAGGTTATTGCCAAAGAGCGCCATGTGGATGAAGTTCAGATGCTAGAACTTGTCAATCAATACATTGAGCGAAAATTTTTGGGTTTTATAGGCGAGGAGAGGGTGAATGTCCTTCTTTTAAACCGTGCGTTAGATAAAAACTTTGGAGTTTTAAATCCTTAA